From the genome of Acidobacteriota bacterium, one region includes:
- a CDS encoding four helix bundle suffix domain-containing protein, giving the protein MNQDKLIPAHGGYRQLKSFQHAELVYDATVKFCDRFIDKRSRTHDQMVQAARSGRQNIAEGSQASGTSKKFELKLVGVARASLEELLLDYEDFLRQRGLALWGKNHPTAQAVRRLAYEKNRSYLTYRSYIEESPPEVAANILVCLIHQTNYLLDQQLRQLEQAFLKEGGFTERLYQARSRSRK; this is encoded by the coding sequence ATGAACCAAGACAAACTAATCCCCGCCCACGGCGGCTATCGTCAACTAAAATCCTTCCAGCACGCCGAGCTGGTCTATGACGCCACTGTTAAGTTTTGCGATCGGTTCATCGACAAGCGCTCGCGGACGCACGACCAGATGGTGCAGGCCGCGCGCAGCGGACGACAGAACATCGCTGAGGGAAGCCAGGCCTCCGGAACCTCGAAGAAATTCGAGTTGAAACTGGTTGGTGTGGCACGCGCAAGCCTCGAAGAACTCTTGCTGGACTACGAGGACTTCCTACGGCAGCGCGGTTTGGCGCTGTGGGGCAAGAACCATCCTACCGCCCAAGCGGTGCGCCGCCTGGCCTATGAAAAGAATAGGTCTTATTTGACGTATAGGTCCTATATTGAGGAATCCCCACCAGAGGTAGCCGCAAACATATTGGTGTGCCTCATCCACCAGACCAATTACCTTCTGGACCAACAACTGCGGCAGCTTGAACAGGCTTTCCTCAAGGAGGGTGGCTTCACAGAGCGGCTCTATCAGGCCCGCTCCAGGAGTAGAAAATAA
- a CDS encoding dicarboxylate/amino acid:cation symporter produces MADEKDEERLAIPAQDPDAYEREETTDLKDETPDRPKGMPLHTRILIGLIVGVSAGIATNYFWGGDNARVNWVVTNITEPVGQLFLRLLLMTVIPLVFSSLVIGVAGIGDVRKLGRVGLKCLAYTVVISAISVVIGLTLANTVKPGKRIDPGTAAALQARYGSDATKQVEEAQKPGASDSVLMTVVKTIVPTNPIAAIAGVKRDPKEGDTPNMIHLMFFALILGVATTMISTSVSAPFVRVLEAVYEISAKIIDIIMKFAPFAVACLLFNNTARFGLDLLWALAWFVATVLAGLAIHMFGVYSLSVYFLSRLSPLDFFRRIKTVMLTAFSTSSSNATLPTALRVSEENLGVPREINSFVLTVGATANQNGTALYEGVTVLFLAQLAGIDLTLGQQVMVAYLAILGGIGTAGVPSGSIPFIVVVLVTIGVNPALIAIILGVDRILDMCRTTLNVVGDITAATYVARSEGYELLRPPRHA; encoded by the coding sequence ATGGCCGACGAAAAAGACGAAGAGCGTCTGGCGATCCCCGCGCAAGACCCCGATGCCTATGAGCGAGAAGAGACGACAGATCTGAAGGACGAGACGCCGGATCGCCCGAAAGGCATGCCCCTGCACACCCGCATCCTGATAGGCCTGATTGTGGGCGTCAGCGCCGGAATTGCAACCAACTATTTCTGGGGCGGCGATAATGCTCGCGTCAACTGGGTCGTCACAAATATCACCGAGCCCGTAGGCCAGCTCTTTCTTCGCTTGCTATTGATGACCGTAATACCGCTGGTCTTCTCGTCGCTGGTGATAGGCGTTGCGGGTATCGGAGATGTGCGCAAGCTCGGCCGCGTTGGCCTGAAATGTCTGGCCTACACTGTAGTCATTTCCGCGATCTCAGTCGTCATCGGGCTGACTCTGGCCAACACCGTCAAGCCCGGCAAGCGCATTGATCCCGGGACCGCGGCGGCGCTCCAGGCGCGCTACGGATCAGACGCCACCAAGCAAGTGGAAGAGGCGCAAAAACCAGGGGCGTCGGACTCGGTGCTGATGACGGTGGTAAAGACCATCGTGCCGACCAATCCCATTGCAGCCATTGCCGGCGTAAAGCGTGATCCGAAAGAAGGCGACACGCCGAACATGATTCATCTGATGTTCTTCGCTCTGATTCTGGGTGTCGCGACGACGATGATCTCGACTTCGGTGTCCGCGCCGTTCGTGCGGGTGCTCGAGGCAGTCTATGAGATCTCTGCCAAGATCATAGACATCATCATGAAGTTCGCGCCGTTCGCGGTTGCGTGTTTGCTGTTCAATAACACGGCGCGCTTTGGGCTGGATTTGCTGTGGGCGCTCGCTTGGTTTGTGGCGACGGTTCTGGCTGGCCTGGCGATTCACATGTTTGGTGTCTACTCGCTATCGGTCTATTTCCTTTCTCGCTTGTCGCCTCTCGATTTTTTCCGCCGGATCAAGACCGTGATGCTGACGGCGTTTTCGACTTCGTCTTCCAACGCAACACTGCCCACCGCTTTGCGAGTGTCGGAGGAGAATCTGGGGGTGCCGCGCGAGATCAACAGCTTTGTGTTGACGGTTGGCGCTACTGCCAATCAAAACGGCACCGCTCTCTATGAAGGCGTCACCGTGTTGTTTCTCGCGCAGCTTGCCGGAATTGATCTTACGCTGGGCCAGCAAGTAATGGTGGCGTACCTGGCCATCCTCGGAGGCATAGGAACAGCAGGAGTGCCATCGGGCTCAATCCCGTTCATAGTTGTTGTGCTGGTGACTATCGGGGTCAACCCCGCGCTGATCGCGATCATTTTAGGTGTGGACCGCATACTTGATATGTGCCGCACGACCTTGAATGTGGTCGGCGATATAACGGCGGCGACCTACGTCGCCCGCTCGGAAGGGTATGAACTCCTAAGACCGCCCCGGCACGCGTAG
- a CDS encoding penicillin acylase family protein — protein MRKLAAIALGLGLLVAIGSSQNLSTWTNDSSVSAAQTKVYARSDLARQARAALAQTSGRIEMEGLSKPVEVLRDTWGVAHIYAQTQEDLFFAQGFVAAQDRLWQMEIWRRTGEGKLAEILGPSAIERDKFARLMRYRGDMEAEWKSYAPDAKTIIESFVRGVNAFIEISRERLPIEFQLTGTRPEPWTPEACLTRMAGYIMTRNASSEVLRAQLARMLGTDKTSELVETDPFKKLEVPEGLDLNGIDGKILAAANAASGQVSFGNSSEGSNNWVVSGALTKTGKPILANDPHRNISLPSLRYLVHLVGPGWNVIGAGEPTLPGVAAGHNERVGFGFTIVGIDQQDLYVEQTNPQDPTQYRYKNNWEKMKIEREMIEVKGKPAAVEVELRFTRHGPVIYEDPKLHRAYALRWVGSEPGSAGYLASLSLDRAKNWKEFLKALERWRVPSENLVYADVDGNIGWQAAGSAPLREGWSGLLPVPGSSGRYEWKGWLPLSELPRAYNPSKNFIATANHKIIPEGYKHEINFEWAAPFRFHRIEEVLGKGGKFTIEDFERLQHDETSLPARELVPLLRGKLVEFAVSTQEAAEFMLRWDCVLAKDSAAAAIFEVWLQKLSSNFASRVVPSEAKSLVSGASLFTRMIRVLRLPDEKTLGANAQAKAAVLISASFDEAVTELRARFGQDMKKWRWGDLHLAEFKHLLSTDDARRAVFDLKPVSRGGDGNTVNATAGARFIQRSGASFREILDLSDWDNSVAINVPGQSGQPGSPHYGDLLQLWAEGRYFPLLFTREKVEKHTAERLLLEPKRAGQAATKQ, from the coding sequence ATGAGAAAACTCGCCGCGATAGCTCTCGGTCTGGGTTTATTGGTTGCGATTGGCTCGAGCCAGAACCTTTCGACCTGGACAAATGATTCCTCAGTAAGTGCTGCGCAGACTAAAGTCTACGCCCGTTCGGACCTTGCCAGGCAAGCTCGCGCGGCGCTGGCTCAAACTTCCGGGCGCATCGAGATGGAAGGGTTGTCGAAGCCGGTCGAGGTGCTACGCGACACCTGGGGAGTCGCGCACATATACGCACAGACTCAAGAAGATTTGTTTTTCGCTCAAGGCTTCGTCGCAGCTCAAGACCGGCTGTGGCAGATGGAAATATGGCGGCGAACCGGCGAAGGAAAGCTCGCCGAAATCCTTGGGCCTTCAGCAATCGAGCGAGACAAGTTCGCGCGGCTGATGCGCTATCGCGGCGATATGGAAGCCGAGTGGAAGAGCTACGCGCCGGACGCGAAGACGATCATCGAATCATTCGTCCGGGGAGTGAACGCCTTCATTGAGATCAGCCGCGAGCGTTTGCCGATTGAGTTTCAACTGACCGGAACACGCCCCGAGCCGTGGACGCCCGAAGCCTGCCTGACTCGAATGGCCGGTTACATCATGACTCGCAACGCGTCGAGCGAAGTCTTGCGCGCGCAACTCGCGCGAATGCTCGGAACCGACAAGACCAGCGAGCTTGTAGAGACCGATCCCTTCAAGAAGCTCGAAGTGCCCGAGGGCCTGGATCTGAACGGAATCGATGGCAAGATTCTAGCGGCCGCGAACGCCGCCAGCGGACAGGTGTCGTTTGGCAATTCAAGCGAAGGCTCTAACAACTGGGTAGTCAGCGGCGCCCTCACCAAAACCGGCAAGCCTATTCTCGCGAACGATCCTCATCGAAACATTAGCCTGCCGTCGCTTCGGTACCTTGTTCATCTCGTCGGTCCGGGCTGGAACGTGATCGGCGCCGGAGAGCCGACGCTGCCGGGAGTCGCGGCAGGTCACAACGAGCGAGTCGGCTTCGGATTCACAATCGTCGGCATCGATCAGCAAGACCTATATGTCGAACAGACCAACCCACAAGATCCAACGCAGTATCGCTACAAGAACAACTGGGAGAAGATGAAGATCGAGCGCGAGATGATCGAGGTAAAGGGTAAGCCCGCGGCCGTCGAAGTCGAGCTTCGCTTCACCCGTCACGGACCTGTGATCTACGAGGACCCGAAGCTTCATCGCGCGTATGCGCTACGCTGGGTCGGCAGCGAGCCGGGATCGGCGGGCTATCTCGCGTCGCTCTCGCTCGACCGCGCGAAGAACTGGAAAGAGTTCTTGAAAGCGCTCGAGCGATGGCGCGTTCCGTCCGAGAATCTGGTGTACGCGGATGTGGACGGCAACATCGGATGGCAAGCCGCGGGGTCGGCGCCGCTACGAGAGGGATGGTCGGGGTTGCTTCCCGTGCCCGGCAGCTCGGGCCGTTACGAGTGGAAAGGATGGCTTCCGCTTTCGGAGCTGCCGCGCGCTTACAACCCGTCGAAGAATTTCATCGCGACTGCGAATCACAAGATCATCCCCGAAGGCTACAAGCACGAGATCAACTTCGAATGGGCGGCGCCGTTTCGGTTTCATCGCATCGAGGAAGTCCTGGGGAAGGGCGGCAAGTTTACGATCGAAGACTTCGAGCGCTTGCAACATGACGAGACGTCTCTCCCGGCGCGCGAGCTTGTGCCGTTGCTGAGAGGGAAGCTGGTCGAGTTTGCCGTCAGCACGCAAGAAGCAGCCGAGTTTATGCTTAGATGGGACTGCGTGCTGGCAAAAGACTCCGCAGCCGCGGCGATTTTCGAAGTGTGGCTTCAGAAACTCAGTTCAAACTTTGCCAGTCGAGTTGTTCCTTCAGAAGCTAAGAGTCTGGTGAGCGGCGCGTCCTTGTTCACCCGGATGATACGAGTGCTGCGACTTCCCGACGAGAAGACCTTGGGAGCCAACGCGCAAGCTAAAGCGGCCGTGCTCATATCCGCCAGCTTCGACGAAGCCGTGACCGAGCTCCGGGCGCGATTCGGGCAAGACATGAAAAAATGGCGATGGGGTGATCTTCACTTAGCGGAGTTCAAGCATCTGCTCTCGACTGATGATGCGAGACGCGCGGTGTTCGATCTGAAGCCTGTCTCTCGCGGAGGCGACGGGAACACGGTCAACGCTACAGCCGGCGCGAGGTTCATTCAACGAAGCGGCGCATCGTTTCGCGAGATACTCGATCTCAGCGACTGGGACAACTCGGTCGCGATCAACGTGCCGGGTCAATCGGGGCAACCGGGAAGCCCGCACTATGGCGACCTGTTGCAGCTTTGGGCGGAAGGCAGATACTTCCCGCTGCTGTTCACTCGCGAGAAAGTAGAGAAGCACACGGCCGAGCGCCTGCTGCTCGAACCAAAGCGCGCGGGCCAGGCAGCTACAAAACAGTAA
- the radC gene encoding DNA repair protein RadC — translation MEDKPDYLEHRKRLREKFLKAGAEALHDYELVELLLTYAIPRLNVKPSAKALMKRFGTLNGVLDGAQDELEEVPGVGAASAVLIRLVKGLFEAYLKERMESKDVLSSPSAVIDFARVKLAGLPHEAFMVIYLNVKNRVIDHEVLQEGTVDRAIVYPRQIIKAALTHKAAGLILSHNHPSGDPEPSQEDKHLTRSVVEAARTIEIRVLDHIIVGKNGYFSFQENRLL, via the coding sequence ATGGAAGACAAGCCCGATTACCTGGAACACCGAAAGAGGCTCCGCGAGAAATTCCTTAAAGCGGGTGCCGAGGCACTTCACGATTACGAGCTAGTCGAGCTGCTGCTGACCTACGCAATTCCCCGACTCAACGTCAAACCTTCAGCGAAAGCTTTGATGAAGCGCTTTGGCACGCTGAACGGGGTGCTCGATGGCGCTCAAGACGAGCTCGAGGAGGTCCCCGGCGTTGGCGCGGCGTCTGCCGTCTTGATTCGACTGGTCAAGGGACTCTTCGAGGCTTATCTGAAGGAGCGGATGGAGAGCAAGGACGTGCTCTCGTCACCGAGCGCCGTGATCGATTTCGCTCGCGTGAAACTGGCCGGGCTTCCGCACGAAGCTTTCATGGTTATCTACTTGAACGTCAAGAACCGGGTGATCGACCACGAGGTGCTTCAAGAGGGAACGGTCGACCGAGCGATAGTCTATCCTCGCCAAATAATCAAAGCTGCGCTGACTCACAAGGCGGCAGGATTGATCTTGAGCCACAACCATCCAAGCGGCGACCCGGAGCCTTCGCAGGAGGACAAGCACCTGACGCGGTCAGTCGTCGAAGCGGCGCGCACGATTGAGATCAGGGTGCTGGATCATATCATCGTCGGAAAGAACGGGTATTTTAGTTTTCAAGAGAACCGGTTGTTGTGA